The genome window CGAAGCCCGGGAAATGCCGAGGAGGAGTCCGGCAAGGATCTGTCCGCGCACAAGCGGGAGCGTCACCCGCCGAAAAACCGTGACGGCATTCGCGCCGTGAACGCACGCGGCGAATTCAAGGCTCTTTAAGCGTTCGCCCGAGAGCGCGGCTTCAATGGGCCGCACCACGAGCGGAAGGCCCGCAATGAAGGCGGCGAGGAACACCGCATTCTCTGAAAAGACAATGGAGAGTCCGGCCTCATCCAGAATCCCGCCCAATAAGCCTCCCCGTCCGAAAAGAAGGAGAAGGAGGTAGCCCAACGCTACCGGCGGAAACACAAGCGGGAGCGTCACGACGAAGCTCAGGGCCCGCACCCAGAAGGCGCTTCTTCTCGAAAAGAGAAGCGCGAGAAGGGGCGCAAAAAGAATGAAGCCTGCGCCCGCGGCAGCACAGGTCTTTGCCGTGAGCGTCACGGCAAAGAGAAGCTCAGGCGAGCTAAAAAGCGAGCGCAGGAAATCCATCAGCGTCGGTTCCGATCAGCGGACAACGCCGAATTTGTCGAGAATGGCATCCGCCTTCGGGGAGGCGAGCCATTGAAGGAATGCCTTCACGTCGGCCGCTTCGCCTTCCGCGCCCTTGACGGGCTCGGCCGTCATGCGGATGGGCTCATATCCTTCCTTCACCGCCATGAAGCCTCCGAGCTTTGCCTTTCCCTGTCGGGCGGCAAGGAGATTGATGAAGCCCGCATCCATTTCGCCCTGGGAAACGTAGGAAAGAACCTGCGGCACCATGGAGACGACGTTCATCTTCGGTGCAACGTCCTTCTCGAAAGCAGCGCCGTCAAGGAATTCCTTCGCGGCGCGGCCGTAGACGGCGGCCTTGGGATCCGGCATGGCAATGCGCTTCACCTCAGGCTTCGCGAGATCCGACGGAGCCTTGAGCTCAAGGCCCTTCCTCCAGGCAAGGATCAGGGGCGTGTCGCCGAGGCGCACGCCGGCATCGGCATTAAGGACCGTCGTGAACTTCTTAAGGCTCGTGGCGTCAGAAATCACGACCGTCACGGGGCTCCCGCTCTTCACCTGAGCGAGCATCTGCCCGATGTTGCCGCCAAAGGCGCGCGAAACCTTCGCGCCCGTTTCCGCCTCGTACTTGTCGGCAAGGGCTTCCACCATCTTGACGTAGCCGCCGCCCGTCGTCACCGTTACCTGCGCCGAGGCGCCGGCAGAAAAGCCGAAGGCTGCGAGCACGGCAGTCGTCAAAAGAATCTTCTTCATGAAGGGGTCTCCTCAAGGAAAGCACTCCGGGGAATTTCTGCGATCGTTCCGTCCTCAACGAGGAAGGCGCGGTCGGCGAGTCTTCTCATTTCCTCTTCGGAGTGCGTAATGTAGATGAAGGGTACATTCATTCGCTGCGCCGCGCCGTCAATGAAATCCATGAGCACGTGCCGGCGCCTGGGGTCAAGGCTCGAGAGCGGTTCGTCAAGAATGAGGAGCCGCTCGGCCCCCATGAGGGCCCGCCCGAGCGCCACGCGCTGGGCCTCGCCGCCCGAGAGCCCCGAAGGGAGTCGTTCAAGAAGCGGCTCGAGCCCGAGAATGTCGATTGTTTCGTCAAAATCGACCGCAGACTTCCTGCCGCCGAAGAGGCTCGGGAAAAGAATGTTTTCCCGTACCGTGAGATGGGGAAAAAGTCGGTGCGACTGAAAAACAAAGCCGATGCCGCGCGATTGCGGCGGCAGAGAAATGCGGCGCTCGCGGGAATAGACCGTCAGACCTTCAAGCTCGATCTCGCCGTCATCCGGCTTCATGGCGCCCGAGAGGAGATTCGCGACCGTCGTCTTCCCGGCTCCCGATTCTCCGCGAAGCACATTGATGCCCTGCTCAAGATTGAGCTCAGCGTCAAGCGTGAAGCCGCCAAGCGTCTTTCGGAATCGGGCCTTCAGCATTTTGGAAAAAAACTCCCGCAGCAAAAATGTCGCTATTCTCAAAATGAATAACGAAGAACACTCTAGCCGATTGCAGCGCCACCCGCAATAATTCTTCAGTCCAATAAAAAAAGCGGTCCCGGAAATTCCAGAGACCGCTTTTTGGTCAGCGCTGATTCCCCGTAAGGGACCCGCGTGCTTATTTGCCGAGCTTGCCCTTGAGCGCCCGGCAGGTTTCGGCGCCGTCGGCAACGAGACCGTAATCGGCCACTTCAAAAATCGGCGCTTCGGGGTCCTTGTCGACCGCAACGATCACCTTGGCATCCTTGATGCCGGCCGTGTGCTGGATGGCGCCCGAAATGCCGAAGGCAATGTAGAGCTGCGGCGCAATCATCTTGCCCGTCTGTCCGACCTGCCAATCGTTGGGGCAGAGCCCCATGTCGACCGCCGTGCGGGTAGCGCCGATGGCGGCGCCGCAGGAGTCGGCAAGCTCCTCGAGAGCCTTGAAGCCCGCTTCGTCGATGAGGCCGCGGCCGCCCGCAACGACAACGCGTGCGGAAACGAGTTCCGGGCGATCGCTCTTCGTTTCCGTGAACTTCACGAAGCGCGACGTATCGTCGGCATCCGGGCATTCAACGGTTTCAATGGGGGCAGCCACCTCGCCTTCTTCGGTTGCTTCAAAAGCGGTCGTGCGGACCGTGCCCACCACGACGACTTCTTCGGTTTCGACCGTTGCAAGGAGCGACCCCGCATAGATGCCGCGCACGAAGGTCTTCGGCCCCTTCACGCCGACCACATCGGAAATCGCCGTAAGGTCGAGCATGGCCGCGACGCGGGGCATGGCGGCTTTACCAAGCGCCGTCGCGGCAAAGAAGATGTGGGAATACCCAGGAGCTTCCGCAGCGACAAGGTCCGCGAGAACCTCAGGAAGCTCCTGCGCGAGCTTTGCATTTTCAGCGAGGATCACCGTACGCACGCCCTTCAGCTTCGCAGCCTTCTCGGCCACCGCCTGGCAGCCGTTGCCGGCAACCAGAATGTCGACGGGCTCGCTCATCTGGAGGACGGCCGTCAGCGCATGCGCCGTTGCAGGACGCAGATTCACATTGTCATGATCAGCAATCAGAAGCGCAGTCATTCTTTCGTTCCTTCAAATCCTTAGATCACATGCGCTTCGTTGCGAAGCTTCTCAACGAGCTCATCCACGCTCGAGACCATCACGCCTGCCTTGCGTGCGGGCGGCGGCTCAACGGAGAGCGTCCTCACGCGCGGCGTGAGATCGACGTCGAGTTCGCCCACGGGAATCGCTTCCACGGGCTTCTTGCGGGCCTTCGCCATGGAGGGAAGCGTCACATAGCGGGGTTCGGCAAGGCGGAGGTCCGCCGTGATCACGGCCGGGATCGAGAGCGACACGGTCTGCGTGCCGCCGTCGGTTTCGCGCGTAACGACAAGTCGCCCGTCGTCCGCGAATTCGATTTCGCTCGCAAAGGCGCCGAGCGGATAGCGAAGGAGCCCCGAGAGCATCGGGCCCGTCTGACCGCAGTCGTCGTCAATCGCCTGCTTGCCGAGGAGAACGATCCCGGGCTTTTCGCGCTCGACGATCTGAGCAAGAATCTTCGCGGCGGCAAGAGGCTCGACCGCATCGTCCGTGACCACATGAATGGCGCGATCGGCGCCGATCGCCATGGCGGTGCGCAGAACATCAACCGACTTTGCGCCCCCGATCGACACGGCAACTACTTCCGAGGCCTTCCCGGCTTCCTTCAGCTCAACGGCCTCTTCAACCGCAATTTCATCGAAGGGGTTCATCGCCATGCGGGCGAGCTTGATGTCCGGTCCGGAATGGTCCGGGAGCGGGCGGACCTTGACCTTCGCGTCAACGACCCGCTTCACAGCAACTAATATCTTCATTGCGTTCCTCAACAAAATAGGATGCGCCCCGGTCCGGAGCTCGCAGCCGAGGCTTCGTAGCTTGACCGAAGCACTGGCGGAATCTTCTGCGGAGGGGATGAATTTTCGGGCGGAGGAGAGCTCCGCCTGAGAGCAATTCGCAATTATAACGGTGGGAATCCCTTAAAAATCGCCGCCGTTATTTGATTTTGCGCTGTTTTAAACGCGCTTCAGAGGACGAGCGGAAGAACCGCTCCTGCTACGCAGGCGTAGCGAATGCCTTTGCCGACGGCAATGGCGAGAAGGCTCATGAGCGGATCAATCCGGAGCCACCCCGCTGCCACGGGAATCGCGTCCCCTACGACGGGAAGCCACGCAAAAAGGAGCGCCCAGGCGCCCCAGCGCCTCACCCACAGGATGGCCTTCGTCTCCCGCTTCACCGTCGGGATGAAGCGGCCGATCACCCAGGAGGTCATGGAGCCCAGCGTATTTCCTGCCGTTGCGACGGCGAGAAGCCAGACCCAGCGCTCGGGCTGCGCGGCGAGTGCCCCGGCGAGCATCACTTCGGAGCCGCCGGGAAAGAGCGTCGCCGACACAAAGGCCGTCACGAAGAGCGCGATGTCGATGCTCTCGCTCGCAAAGAGGGCGAGCACCCATGCCGTCATGTCGCCCATCAGCGAAAGAGCGCCTTCATTTCAGCCGTGCGCTTGAGGGCCGCTTCCACAGCCTCATCCATCATCCGGTCGATATCGAGCCGGTTCATGACTTCAAGCGCCTTTGCCGTCGTGCCGCCCTTGCTCGTCACTTTTTCGCGCAGAAGCGAGAATTCCTCGCCGGACACGCGGGCAAGCTCTGCGGCGCCGTAGACCGTGCCGAGCGCGAGCGCATGAGCGCTCTCTTCGGAGAGTCCGCGCTTCAGGCCCGCCTTCTCGAGCGCCTCCATGAAGCGGAAAACATAGGCCGGACCGCTCCCGGGGATGGCACCCACGAGGTCGATCTCCGACTCATTCTTCACTTCGACGACCTCGCCCCCGGCACGGAGCACGCGAAGCGCCGCCTCGCGAAGCGATTCGTCCATCCCTTTGGGCGACCAGAGCCCGGCGATGCCGGCGCCCACCATTGCCGGGGTATTGGGCATCGCGCGCATGAGGGGGTAGCCGCCAAGCCAGCCGGAAAGAACGCCTGCTTCGATGCCGGCAGCGATCGAGAGCGCCGCGCCCTTCGGGTTCAAAAGCTTCACGATCGGCTCCACCGCCGCCTTCATGGTCTGGGGCTTCACAGCAAGGACCAGGAGGTCGCAGGCCGTAATCCAGTCGCCAGGTTCCGCATGGGTCTTCGCGCCCAGAGCTTCGAGCTTTGCGAGCTTTTCCGCGTGATGGTCCACCACGTGAACCGTCAGGTCTTCGGTCTTCTCCTTGAGAAGTCCCCCGATCAGCGCCGCGGCCATATTGCCGCCGCCCAGAAATCCTATCGTCAGCATGATTGACTCCTACATTCCAAATCAGGCTTTTTGCGCGTAATTGCGTTCGCCGAAAATGGCGCGGCCGATCCGCACCATGGTGGATCCGGCTTCAACGGCTTCGTCCATATCTGCGCTCATGCCCATGGAGAGCGTGTCGGCATGGGGATGAGATTTTTTAAATTCATTAAAAAGCTCCCGCATTGCGAGAAGCGGCTTCATGCGGGCCTCATGAGTGTCCGCAGGCGCCGGAATTGCCATCAGGCCGCGCAGCCTCACGCGGGGAAGCTTTTCGATTTCCGCGGCCAGGGCTTCGAGCGCATCGGGCTTCACGCCAGACTTAGATTCCTCGCCGTCGATATTGACTTCAATCAGGATGTTGAGAGGAGGAAGATTCGCCGGACGCTGCTCGGACAATCGCCTCGCAATGCGTTCGCGGTCAATGGACTGCACCCAGTCGAAGCGTTCGGCGACGCCGCGCGTTTTGTTGGCCTGGAGCGGCCCGATGAAATGCCATTCGAGCGCGAGTTCAGGATGGTGTTCGCGAAACCAATCCACCTTGGAGCACCCTTCCTGAGCGTAGTTTTCGCCGAATGCGCGGGCGCCGAGCTTCGCGCACTCGAAAAGCGCCTCCGCGCTGAAGGTTTTCCCTACAGCCAGAAGCGTCACGCCGCCGGCACTGCGTCCGGCCTTCTGTTCCGCCTCATGGAGCTCCTGAACAACGTGATTCCACCGGACATCCAGCCCGGGAGTCAGATCGGTCATGGCATTCCTTTAAAAATTGATTTCAAGCGGGAAAGGTTATCGCGTTCCCGTTCGCTTGCGCGGAAAAGACGCGCCGCGGTTTTCCGCTATTGATTAAGGTCAAAGAACATTTCGTTCTGCCCGGAGAGATGCCCGACTTTGAGCCTTTGCGGCGATGCCGATGCCACTGTTCGGTGTGCTGCAAAGGATCACCATAAAATGATCATATGATGAAGAGATTACTCTCTCAGAGATTTACGAAGACTGCGAACGATTATCCCCGTTTTGGATGCATTTCTTCTCCGTTATGAATGCAGTGAGGATCACCCTCATATCCAATTGTTTAATTTGAATAATTACGAAAATCCACAGCATCAGGATCATCGTTGAAGATCAACGATCGATCTTG of Sutterella faecalis contains these proteins:
- a CDS encoding molybdate ABC transporter permease subunit, producing MDFLRSLFSSPELLFAVTLTAKTCAAAGAGFILFAPLLALLFSRRSAFWVRALSFVVTLPLVFPPVALGYLLLLLFGRGGLLGGILDEAGLSIVFSENAVFLAAFIAGLPLVVRPIEAALSGERLKSLEFAACVHGANAVTVFRRVTLPLVRGQILAGLLLGISRASGEVGITMMIGGNISGRTNTLSLEIFNAVSRADFDAATALCLLLSAFTLIIFAVLDRLQRRAQAL
- the modA gene encoding molybdate ABC transporter substrate-binding protein, which gives rise to MKKILLTTAVLAAFGFSAGASAQVTVTTGGGYVKMVEALADKYEAETGAKVSRAFGGNIGQMLAQVKSGSPVTVVISDATSLKKFTTVLNADAGVRLGDTPLILAWRKGLELKAPSDLAKPEVKRIAMPDPKAAVYGRAAKEFLDGAAFEKDVAPKMNVVSMVPQVLSYVSQGEMDAGFINLLAARQGKAKLGGFMAVKEGYEPIRMTAEPVKGAEGEAADVKAFLQWLASPKADAILDKFGVVR
- a CDS encoding ATP-binding cassette domain-containing protein; amino-acid sequence: MLKARFRKTLGGFTLDAELNLEQGINVLRGESGAGKTTVANLLSGAMKPDDGEIELEGLTVYSRERRISLPPQSRGIGFVFQSHRLFPHLTVRENILFPSLFGGRKSAVDFDETIDILGLEPLLERLPSGLSGGEAQRVALGRALMGAERLLILDEPLSSLDPRRRHVLMDFIDGAAQRMNVPFIYITHSEEEMRRLADRAFLVEDGTIAEIPRSAFLEETPS
- a CDS encoding electron transfer flavoprotein subunit alpha/FixB family protein translates to MTALLIADHDNVNLRPATAHALTAVLQMSEPVDILVAGNGCQAVAEKAAKLKGVRTVILAENAKLAQELPEVLADLVAAEAPGYSHIFFAATALGKAAMPRVAAMLDLTAISDVVGVKGPKTFVRGIYAGSLLATVETEEVVVVGTVRTTAFEATEEGEVAAPIETVECPDADDTSRFVKFTETKSDRPELVSARVVVAGGRGLIDEAGFKALEELADSCGAAIGATRTAVDMGLCPNDWQVGQTGKMIAPQLYIAFGISGAIQHTAGIKDAKVIVAVDKDPEAPIFEVADYGLVADGAETCRALKGKLGK
- a CDS encoding electron transfer flavoprotein subunit beta/FixA family protein, which gives rise to MKILVAVKRVVDAKVKVRPLPDHSGPDIKLARMAMNPFDEIAVEEAVELKEAGKASEVVAVSIGGAKSVDVLRTAMAIGADRAIHVVTDDAVEPLAAAKILAQIVEREKPGIVLLGKQAIDDDCGQTGPMLSGLLRYPLGAFASEIEFADDGRLVVTRETDGGTQTVSLSIPAVITADLRLAEPRYVTLPSMAKARKKPVEAIPVGELDVDLTPRVRTLSVEPPPARKAGVMVSSVDELVEKLRNEAHVI
- a CDS encoding YqaA family protein — its product is MGDMTAWVLALFASESIDIALFVTAFVSATLFPGGSEVMLAGALAAQPERWVWLLAVATAGNTLGSMTSWVIGRFIPTVKRETKAILWVRRWGAWALLFAWLPVVGDAIPVAAGWLRIDPLMSLLAIAVGKGIRYACVAGAVLPLVL
- the proC gene encoding pyrroline-5-carboxylate reductase, with product MLTIGFLGGGNMAAALIGGLLKEKTEDLTVHVVDHHAEKLAKLEALGAKTHAEPGDWITACDLLVLAVKPQTMKAAVEPIVKLLNPKGAALSIAAGIEAGVLSGWLGGYPLMRAMPNTPAMVGAGIAGLWSPKGMDESLREAALRVLRAGGEVVEVKNESEIDLVGAIPGSGPAYVFRFMEALEKAGLKRGLSEESAHALALGTVYGAAELARVSGEEFSLLREKVTSKGGTTAKALEVMNRLDIDRMMDEAVEAALKRTAEMKALFR
- a CDS encoding YggS family pyridoxal phosphate-dependent enzyme — protein: MTDLTPGLDVRWNHVVQELHEAEQKAGRSAGGVTLLAVGKTFSAEALFECAKLGARAFGENYAQEGCSKVDWFREHHPELALEWHFIGPLQANKTRGVAERFDWVQSIDRERIARRLSEQRPANLPPLNILIEVNIDGEESKSGVKPDALEALAAEIEKLPRVRLRGLMAIPAPADTHEARMKPLLAMRELFNEFKKSHPHADTLSMGMSADMDEAVEAGSTMVRIGRAIFGERNYAQKA